A genomic segment from Neobacillus sp. YX16 encodes:
- a CDS encoding CsbD family protein — protein sequence MNKDKVNGYVDTVKGKAKEQWGKLTDDRSTETEGKVDQAKGKLEEGVGKVKDKLSR from the coding sequence ATGAATAAAGATAAAGTGAATGGATATGTAGATACCGTTAAAGGAAAGGCAAAGGAGCAATGGGGTAAATTGACCGATGATCGTTCAACGGAAACCGAAGGTAAAGTCGATCAAGCTAAAGGTAAATTAGAAGAAGGCGTTGGGAAAGTAAAGGATAAATTATCAAGATAG
- a CDS encoding hemolysin family protein — translation MIILNLLLIALLIALTGFFVAIEFAIVKVRPSRIDQLISEGKKGAVSAKKVVNHLDEYLSACQLGITVTALGLGWLGEPTVEKLIHPLFSALNMNEYIAHIISFILAFASVTFLHVVVGELAPKTVAIHKAEEVALLLAAPIIGFTKVMRPFIWALNGSARLLVGIFGLKPESEQELAHSEEELRLLLSESYKRGEINQNELTYVNNIFEFDERIAKEIMVPRTEMSTLTINDTIDVFLNRVRTENYSRYPVIEGDKDNIIGILNVKVIVTAQIMNKNHKEEVSLRPFIKPVIKAIETIPIHDLLVRMQKERTQMAILVDEYGGTSGLVTVEDIIEEIVGEVRDEFDTDEVAKIQKVKENHYLLDGKVLIEDVNSLLGINITGERIDTIGGWFLTQNFDVAIGTEAKFDGYLFKVREAVGYHILYLDVKKIVS, via the coding sequence ATGATCATATTGAATCTACTATTAATTGCCCTATTAATCGCACTAACGGGTTTTTTTGTAGCGATAGAATTTGCGATTGTAAAAGTACGTCCATCTAGAATTGATCAATTGATTTCGGAAGGAAAAAAGGGTGCGGTATCGGCTAAAAAGGTGGTAAACCATTTAGATGAATACCTATCAGCCTGTCAGCTGGGGATAACGGTTACAGCACTCGGACTTGGGTGGTTGGGAGAGCCTACGGTGGAAAAACTAATTCACCCCTTGTTTTCGGCATTAAATATGAATGAATACATCGCACATATTATATCTTTTATCCTTGCCTTTGCCTCCGTTACGTTTCTGCATGTCGTAGTGGGGGAACTAGCTCCTAAGACTGTTGCCATTCATAAAGCCGAGGAGGTAGCACTTCTGTTAGCTGCTCCCATCATTGGGTTTACCAAAGTAATGCGGCCATTTATTTGGGCACTAAACGGTTCTGCCAGGCTGCTGGTCGGAATCTTTGGCTTAAAGCCAGAATCGGAACAGGAATTAGCTCATTCGGAAGAAGAGCTTCGTTTGCTTTTGTCGGAAAGCTATAAAAGGGGTGAAATCAATCAAAATGAATTAACCTATGTGAACAATATTTTTGAATTTGATGAGAGAATCGCAAAAGAAATAATGGTCCCGCGGACGGAGATGAGCACGCTAACGATTAACGATACCATTGATGTGTTTTTAAACAGGGTAAGAACGGAAAATTATTCTCGGTATCCTGTCATTGAGGGTGACAAAGACAACATTATAGGGATTCTTAACGTTAAAGTGATTGTAACGGCCCAAATAATGAATAAAAATCATAAGGAAGAAGTGAGTCTAAGACCCTTCATTAAACCTGTGATTAAAGCAATTGAAACCATCCCCATCCATGACTTATTGGTGAGAATGCAAAAAGAACGTACTCAAATGGCCATCCTTGTCGATGAATACGGTGGAACATCAGGGTTAGTGACAGTTGAGGATATTATTGAGGAAATTGTTGGTGAGGTAAGGGATGAATTTGATACCGATGAAGTCGCAAAGATTCAAAAGGTAAAGGAAAATCATTATTTACTGGATGGAAAAGTTTTAATTGAGGATGTTAACAGTTTACTCGGTATAAACATAACCGGTGAAAGAATCGATACAATCGGTGGCTGGTTTCTTACACAAAACTTTGACGTTGCTATTGGGACAGAGGCTAAATTCGATGGATACCTGTTCAAAGTCCGTGAGGCTGTTGGTTACCATATTTTGTATTTAGATGTAAAGAAAATTGTTAGCTAA
- a CDS encoding mechanosensitive ion channel, producing the protein MHINEMMTGWTSYFYQLPNLLFALLVLLVGWLIAKSIGKSVEAVLKRTRFDDKLFANVGTKKYSSEIIIGKIVYYILLVVVWIIFFNMLNLSFIATPLVEMLTMITAAIPNFLKAALILLFAWGVASLLRMLFKKGAALVHLERHLVKWKIAISQSEAVNKVNGIATALFYFVILLFLPGVLGALQIEGVSEPFADTLSTLLAFIPKLFAAALIVFVGWLIAKIVRDILTNFLNSIGTEKLGQRIGIVKTTDTTSLSSIIGNIAFILILIPTIITALEKLELKGISDPAIGMLQDVVSVIPNIAVAVILILVGIWLGKWVEKIVTQMLWRLKVDNIFIHMGLGSLKTEQSTYTLSQIIGLLAKIVVILLFTVEALQIVQLEFLVVLGTGVISYLPMLFAALIILGIGLYLGNLVQRILQNILKNSYSRTLAAVAKYAIFTITIFMALDQLGVAHSIVNAAFILLLGGLALAFGLAFGLGGKDFASKYLRKLDHKIDNKIIE; encoded by the coding sequence ATGCATATAAACGAAATGATGACGGGATGGACCTCGTACTTTTATCAGCTTCCCAACCTATTATTTGCCCTTTTAGTCTTATTGGTGGGCTGGCTGATTGCCAAAAGCATTGGGAAAAGTGTCGAGGCCGTATTAAAGAGGACGAGATTTGATGATAAGCTCTTTGCAAACGTTGGAACAAAGAAATATTCTTCTGAAATCATTATCGGAAAAATTGTTTATTATATCTTATTGGTAGTGGTGTGGATTATCTTTTTCAATATGCTTAACTTAAGCTTTATTGCGACGCCGCTTGTAGAAATGCTGACGATGATTACAGCAGCGATTCCAAACTTTTTAAAAGCTGCCCTTATTTTACTTTTTGCATGGGGTGTTGCCTCGCTGCTACGTATGCTCTTTAAAAAGGGAGCGGCTCTGGTTCATTTAGAACGCCACTTAGTAAAATGGAAGATTGCGATAAGTCAAAGTGAAGCGGTAAACAAGGTTAACGGTATCGCAACGGCACTCTTCTATTTTGTAATTTTACTTTTCCTGCCTGGAGTATTAGGAGCCCTGCAGATTGAAGGAGTTTCAGAACCATTTGCAGATACGCTTTCAACCTTACTTGCCTTCATACCTAAGCTATTTGCGGCCGCTCTTATTGTGTTTGTAGGCTGGCTGATTGCAAAAATAGTCCGAGATATTCTAACAAACTTCTTAAACAGTATTGGTACGGAAAAGCTTGGTCAACGTATAGGTATTGTAAAAACGACGGATACGACAAGTCTTTCAAGTATTATCGGAAATATCGCGTTTATTTTAATCTTAATACCTACCATTATTACAGCCTTAGAAAAACTTGAATTAAAAGGCATTTCGGATCCAGCAATTGGTATGCTCCAAGATGTCGTATCGGTTATACCAAACATTGCGGTCGCCGTAATTCTAATATTAGTAGGGATATGGCTTGGTAAATGGGTGGAGAAAATCGTTACACAAATGCTATGGCGTTTAAAGGTTGATAATATCTTTATCCACATGGGTCTTGGTTCACTTAAAACAGAGCAATCCACCTACACACTTTCTCAAATCATTGGATTGCTAGCCAAAATTGTTGTTATTTTATTATTTACGGTTGAAGCCTTACAAATTGTCCAATTGGAGTTCCTTGTCGTTCTTGGAACTGGTGTGATTTCGTATCTACCAATGTTGTTTGCGGCCCTAATTATCTTAGGAATTGGTTTATATCTAGGTAACTTAGTACAGCGCATTTTACAAAATATCCTTAAGAACAGCTATTCTAGAACTCTCGCCGCTGTTGCGAAATATGCCATTTTTACGATAACTATCTTTATGGCATTGGATCAACTGGGTGTTGCGCATTCCATCGTCAATGCTGCATTTATCCTTCTATTAGGTGGATTAGCGTTAGCTTTTGGACTTGCATTCGGTCTTGGAGGAAAGGATTTTGCTTCCAAGTATCTGCGTAAGCTAGACCATAAAATCGATAATAAAATAATAGAATAA
- a CDS encoding general stress protein: protein MDKVEKNVVGVYDTEQEAIVAIEELVKQGYDKQDICVIGKDLKDVNHIADETGTVVEEKAATGALTGGTLGGITGLLVGVGALAIPGVGPIIAAGPIASSIIGTIAGAGLGGLTGALIGMGIPDDEAEYYGNSVKEGKILVLTKNRMNNHMDDRNSLAAANNSSMAQDWDEVKKLGNEMKNSDSKDELQEKGQIPDPIQK from the coding sequence ATGGACAAGGTTGAAAAGAATGTTGTAGGTGTTTATGATACAGAACAAGAAGCGATTGTAGCGATAGAGGAGCTTGTCAAACAAGGATACGACAAACAGGATATCTGTGTCATTGGTAAAGACCTTAAAGATGTGAATCATATTGCGGACGAAACTGGTACGGTAGTGGAAGAAAAGGCTGCTACAGGTGCCTTAACAGGTGGAACACTCGGCGGGATAACAGGTTTATTAGTAGGAGTAGGTGCTCTGGCAATCCCAGGAGTCGGCCCCATTATCGCCGCAGGTCCCATTGCTTCAAGTATAATTGGAACCATAGCAGGTGCAGGTTTAGGCGGATTAACGGGAGCACTCATTGGAATGGGAATTCCTGACGATGAAGCCGAATACTATGGGAACTCTGTTAAAGAAGGAAAAATATTAGTTTTAACCAAGAATAGAATGAATAATCATATGGATGACAGGAATTCATTAGCGGCAGCAAACAATAGCTCGATGGCACAGGATTGGGATGAAGTGAAGAAGCTTGGAAACGAAATGAAGAATAGTGATTCTAAGGATGAACTGCAGGAAAAAGGACAAATACCTGACCCGATTCAAAAATAG